From one Acidimicrobiales bacterium genomic stretch:
- a CDS encoding DUF6687 family protein produces the protein MRFVPYHRLDGRPHVVVDGSPTEGTALTVTHWPGYPPPAGIEADLSAQMAFRLLERPDLVPAGVDVVSNNHFDQDGLVSIYALVAPEDALRRRAFLEGVASAGDFAVSRDRGAARVSMVLAALAGGDGLPADYSESTGVLYDDVLGRLPELCDHVELHRDVWGDEDATLDASDAAFAKGQAQLEERPDVDLAVVTVAEDAPEAGGHRFSGEWITGLHPMAVNHRTERLVVARLRGRRYDVEERYEGWVQLRSRPLRLRRDLAPLAARLQDEETGDATWATTPVGSLLHRLHLGDGQESSIPADRFVALLTDHLRTAPPAWDPFTPNP, from the coding sequence ATGCGGTTCGTCCCCTACCACCGCCTCGACGGTCGGCCCCACGTGGTGGTCGACGGGTCGCCCACCGAGGGCACGGCGCTCACGGTCACCCACTGGCCGGGCTACCCGCCGCCGGCCGGCATCGAGGCCGACCTGTCGGCGCAGATGGCCTTCCGGCTGCTGGAGCGGCCCGACCTGGTGCCCGCCGGGGTCGACGTGGTGTCGAACAACCACTTCGACCAGGACGGGCTGGTGTCGATCTACGCCCTGGTCGCCCCCGAGGACGCCTTGCGTCGGCGGGCCTTCCTGGAGGGCGTCGCCTCGGCGGGCGACTTCGCCGTGTCACGGGACCGGGGTGCGGCCCGGGTGTCGATGGTCCTCGCCGCGCTGGCCGGCGGCGACGGCCTCCCCGCCGACTACAGCGAGAGCACCGGGGTGCTCTACGACGACGTCCTCGGCCGGCTGCCCGAGCTGTGCGACCACGTCGAGCTCCACCGCGACGTGTGGGGCGACGAGGACGCCACCCTCGACGCCAGCGACGCCGCCTTCGCCAAGGGCCAGGCCCAGCTGGAGGAGCGACCCGACGTCGACCTGGCGGTGGTGACCGTCGCCGAGGACGCCCCCGAGGCGGGCGGCCACCGCTTCAGTGGCGAGTGGATCACCGGCCTCCACCCGATGGCGGTGAACCACCGGACGGAGCGCCTGGTCGTCGCCCGGCTCCGGGGCCGCCGCTACGACGTGGAGGAGCGCTACGAGGGCTGGGTGCAGCTCCGCAGCCGGCCGCTCCGGTTGCGGCGGGACCTCGCTCCGCTGGCCGCCCGCCTCCAGGACGAGGAGACCGGCGACGCCACCTGGGCCACCACGCCCGTCGGGTCGCTGCTGCACCGGCTCCACCTGGGCGACGGCCAGGAGAGCTCGATCCCCGCCGACCGCTTCGTCGCCCTGCTCACCGACCACCTCCGCACCGCCCCACCCGCCTGGGACCCGTTCACGCCCAACCCCTGA
- a CDS encoding TetR/AcrR family transcriptional regulator has protein sequence MATSEARATGATDGGGRQALIDATVAAIEEDGLAGVSLRAITRRAAVSHAAPAHHFGDKAGLFTAVAVEGFRDLEGRLTEALRAAREQGPAERLQALGVAYVTFATSHRAHFEVMFRPELLRPDDPELLRAGLATFALLRDAVQSAQDDGFGQGWNVDELALAAWALVHGIVQLTTYGVLGQFGLPVTPVALTASLTRFVSDVIATVGRR, from the coding sequence ATGGCGACGAGCGAGGCGCGGGCGACGGGGGCGACGGACGGGGGTGGGCGGCAGGCGCTGATCGACGCCACGGTGGCCGCCATCGAGGAGGACGGCCTGGCCGGGGTGTCGCTGCGGGCCATCACCCGACGAGCGGCGGTCTCGCACGCCGCGCCCGCCCACCACTTCGGCGACAAGGCGGGCCTCTTCACCGCCGTCGCCGTGGAGGGCTTCCGCGACCTCGAAGGCCGGCTGACCGAGGCGCTCCGGGCCGCCCGCGAGCAGGGGCCGGCGGAGCGGCTGCAGGCGCTCGGCGTCGCCTACGTCACCTTCGCCACGTCGCACCGGGCCCACTTCGAGGTGATGTTCCGCCCCGAGCTGCTGCGGCCCGACGACCCCGAGCTGCTGCGGGCCGGCCTGGCGACGTTCGCGCTCCTGCGGGACGCCGTGCAGTCGGCCCAGGACGACGGCTTCGGCCAGGGCTGGAACGTCGACGAGCTGGCCCTCGCCGCCTGGGCGCTCGTCCACGGCATCGTGCAGCTCACCACCTACGGGGTGCTGGGCCAGTTCGGCCTCCCGGTCACCCCGGTGGCGCTGACCGCCAGCCTGACCCGGTTCGTGAGCGACGTGATCGCCACCGTCGGCCGGCGCTGA